A region from the Dendropsophus ebraccatus isolate aDenEbr1 chromosome 1, aDenEbr1.pat, whole genome shotgun sequence genome encodes:
- the LOC138787432 gene encoding E3 ubiquitin/ISG15 ligase TRIM25-like has translation MASADLRDELLCSICLNLYTDPVILRCGHNFCWDCIHQVLITQDGAGVYSCPQCRAEFQERPALIKNITLCNVAERLLSTQPHQEITGIRCTYCVDSPVPAVRSCLLCEASLCDKHLRYHSKSPEHVLTDPSTSLEKRKCSVHKKVLEYYCTEDDVCICVSCSLVGDHRGHRVEMLDEASEERKKKLRNVLRKLMTKREKTEERVRSVEERRRKAQEKASGEAKRVTALFIDIRRRLDDLEKRILSEISRQEETLSRSLSDVIQKLEIKKDELSRKMRHIEELCSMADPLTVLQDPDTGDLCDPEERGGDEDTGGHDTTHGVDVDVITGMLHAGFSDIVTHLQTISSPKTIKSQPPGVRSLPSHTQASPVSGRQYGGHGLIVRTGGAGGEGGIYGQGPADILLGVSTAHNILLISDDLKTATRTHTKQNRPETAARFQDYPQVMSSGGFSSGRHYWDVEIRGSGRWRVGMCYPSIDRRGEQSLIGDNNKSWILEGRWWNIQYTVIHDSKRTQLPQISSNRVRICLDYEAGRLSFYELCDPIRHLHTFTATFTEPLHAALCVCDGSIKISG, from the coding sequence ATGGCGTCTGCTGATCTGAGAGACGAGCTGCTCTGCTCCATCTGTCTGAACCTTTATACAGATCCTGTAATcctgagatgtggacacaacttctgctGGGACTGTATTCATCAGGTCCTGATCacacaggacggggctggagtttattcctgtcctCAATGTAGAGCAGAGTTTCAGGAGCGGCCGGCACTGATAAAGAACATAACACTGTGTAATGTAGCAGAACGTCTCTTGTCTACTCAGCCGCATCAGGAGATCACCGGGATCCGCTGCACTTACTGTGTGGACTCTCCTGTCCCTGCTGTGAGATCCTGTCTGCTgtgtgaggcttctctgtgtgataaacacctgagatatcacagcaagtcaccagaacacgtcctgaccgatcccagcacttccctggagaagaggaaatgttcCGTCCATAAGAAGGTTCTGGAATATTACTGCACTGAGGACGACGTCtgtatctgtgtgtcctgcagtctGGTTGGAGATCACCGGGGACACCGGGTGGAGATGCTGGATGAGGCCTCcgaggagaggaagaagaagctGAGAAATGTTCTGAGAAAACTGATGAcaaagagagagaagactgaAGAAAGGGTCCGGAGtgtggaggagcgcaggagaaaagctCAAGAGAAAGCATCTGGAGAAGCCAAGAGAGTCACCGCCCTgtttatagacatcaggagacggCTGGACGACCTGGAGAAGAGGATCCTGAGTGAGATCTCCAGGCAGGAGGAGACGCTGTCACGGTCACTGTCTGATGTCATCCAGAagctggaaataaagaaggacgagctgtccaggaagatgagacacattgaggagctgtgtagcatggcggatccactgactgtcttacaggatccagacacaggtgacttgtgtgatcctgaggagaggggaggtgatgaggacacagggggacatgatacCACACATGGTGTAGATGTGGATGTGATTACAGGGATGTTACATGCAGGTTTCTCTGATATAGTGACCCATCTACAGACCATCTCATCGCCAAAGACAATAAAGTCACAGCCCCCCGGGGTTCGATCTCTTCCTAGTCACACACAAGCTTCACCTGTGTCAGGTAGACAATATGGGGGCCATGGTTTAATAGTCAggactgggggtgctgggggggagggagggatctATGGGCAGGGTCCTGCAGACATATTACTGGGTGTAAGCACAGCTCATAATATTCTCCTTATATCAGACGACCTGAAAACTGCAACCCGGACACATACAAAGCAGAATCGTCCAGAAACAGCAGCGAGATTCCAGGATTATCCTCAGGTGATGAGCAGTGGGGGATTCTCCTCAGggcgacattactgggatgtggagatCAGGGGATCAGGGAGGTGGAGGGTGGGAATGTGTTACCCCAGTATagacaggaggggggagcagtcaCTTATTGGGGATAATAACAAGTCCTGGATTTTAGAAGGAAGGTGGTGGAATATTCAGTATACGGTGATACATGACAGTAAGAGGACCCAGTTACCTCAGATCTCCAGTAATAGAGTCAGGATCtgtctggattatgaggccgggcggctgtccttctatgagctgtgtgaccccatcagacacttacacaccttcaccgccaccttcaccgagccccttcATGCTGCATTATGTGTATGTGATGGTTCTATAAAGATATCAGGATAA